A region from the Bradyrhizobium erythrophlei genome encodes:
- a CDS encoding (R)-mandelonitrile lyase, whose protein sequence is MDIHLAGSRPTRRAPKEYFTGTVLQDPIVAATAPARLVANRVAFEPGARTNWHSHPLGQTLYVILGVGRVQTHGEPVREIRPGDVVWIPPGEKHWHGGAPTTGMVHIAMQESLDGNYADWMEPVTDAEYSAKVG, encoded by the coding sequence ATGGATATCCATCTCGCAGGCTCGCGGCCGACCCGCCGGGCGCCTAAGGAATATTTCACCGGCACAGTCCTGCAGGATCCGATCGTCGCGGCCACGGCGCCGGCGCGCCTGGTCGCGAACCGGGTGGCGTTCGAACCGGGAGCGCGGACGAATTGGCATTCGCACCCGCTCGGCCAGACGCTGTACGTCATCTTGGGCGTCGGCCGGGTTCAGACCCACGGCGAACCGGTGCGCGAAATCCGGCCCGGCGACGTCGTCTGGATTCCGCCGGGGGAAAAGCACTGGCATGGCGGGGCGCCGACCACCGGCATGGTCCACATCGCGATGCAGGAATCGCTGGACGGAAATTACGCAGACTGGATGGAGCCCGTTACCGACGCGGAATATTCGGCGAAGGTTGGGTAG
- a CDS encoding DUF2147 domain-containing protein produces MKKLLAIAAFLLASTAAQAQYSFEYGGRTIRIDPDRGTVSIPGVYDNTGRRTKRSHSDQDGDRPRKQTPQQAKVDPQAPAADPAATEQAPAPTNTQGPASTATATVTPADTSTTTAPQAMQPAASAPAPQVQQDAAPAARPAAPEMVATTAPAPTPPASAVQAANSPLGVWLTEEKEGRVRIEQCGANLCGYSVDSNSNQNGEQVLINMKPGKDSKWSGRILDPNSGSTYDSTIALKGPDTLRVQGCAFGGMFCGGQTWSRVN; encoded by the coding sequence ATGAAGAAGCTGCTTGCTATCGCCGCGTTTCTGCTGGCGAGCACCGCTGCGCAGGCTCAGTACAGCTTCGAATATGGCGGGCGCACGATTCGCATCGATCCGGATCGCGGTACGGTTTCGATTCCGGGCGTCTACGACAACACTGGACGGCGAACCAAGCGCTCGCATAGCGATCAGGACGGCGATCGCCCGCGCAAGCAGACCCCGCAGCAGGCCAAGGTCGATCCGCAGGCGCCCGCCGCGGACCCGGCCGCGACCGAACAGGCGCCTGCGCCAACGAACACGCAAGGCCCGGCCTCAACGGCCACGGCGACCGTCACACCTGCAGATACCTCCACGACGACCGCTCCCCAGGCCATGCAACCTGCGGCCAGTGCACCCGCGCCCCAGGTTCAGCAGGACGCCGCTCCCGCCGCCAGACCGGCAGCCCCCGAGATGGTCGCCACGACCGCGCCGGCACCAACGCCGCCGGCATCAGCGGTTCAAGCGGCCAATTCGCCGCTCGGCGTGTGGCTGACCGAAGAAAAGGAAGGCAGGGTCAGGATCGAGCAATGCGGCGCCAACCTCTGCGGCTATTCCGTCGATTCCAATTCGAACCAGAACGGCGAGCAGGTCCTGATCAACATGAAGCCCGGCAAGGACTCCAAATGGAGTGGCCGAATTCTCGATCCCAATTCCGGCAGCACGTATGATTCGACGATCGCGCTGAAGGGGCCTGATACGCTTCGCGTTCAGGGCTGCGCCTTCGGCGGCATGTTCTGCGGCGGCCAGACCTGGAGCCGCGTGAACTGA
- a CDS encoding ribonuclease activity regulator RraA, with product MSLTPEAIKTLSGVTTATITTVLLKKGLRNVWMRGARPLRPGQKRLVGQAFTLRFVPAREDLATPESWSSPISTRTAIEAMPEGCIAVVDAMGITDAGIFGDILCARMVKRGVAALVTDGVVRDLEGVLGTGLPVWCDGYAAPPSVAGLTFVGWGEPIGCGGVAIFPNDVIVADQDGAVVIPQAFLDLVLAEGAEQERMEAWIVDEVKAGAVLPGLYPMNAETKARYAASKK from the coding sequence ATGTCCCTGACCCCAGAAGCGATCAAGACGTTGTCCGGTGTAACTACCGCCACCATCACCACGGTCCTGCTCAAAAAGGGCCTGCGAAACGTCTGGATGCGGGGCGCGCGGCCGCTGCGGCCGGGACAGAAGCGGCTGGTCGGGCAGGCCTTCACGCTGCGCTTCGTGCCGGCGCGCGAGGATCTGGCGACGCCGGAATCCTGGTCGTCGCCGATTTCGACGAGGACCGCGATCGAGGCCATGCCGGAGGGCTGCATCGCCGTGGTCGACGCCATGGGCATCACCGACGCCGGCATCTTCGGCGACATTCTGTGCGCGCGCATGGTCAAGCGCGGGGTGGCCGCTTTGGTAACCGATGGCGTGGTGCGCGATCTCGAAGGCGTGCTCGGCACCGGGCTGCCGGTGTGGTGCGACGGTTATGCGGCGCCGCCGTCGGTCGCCGGACTGACCTTCGTCGGCTGGGGCGAACCGATCGGCTGCGGCGGCGTCGCGATCTTCCCGAACGACGTCATCGTCGCCGATCAGGATGGCGCCGTGGTGATCCCGCAGGCGTTCCTCGATCTGGTTCTGGCCGAAGGCGCCGAACAGGAGCGCATGGAGGCCTGGATCGTCGACGAGGTGAAGGCCGGCGCGGTGCTGCCGGGTCTCTATCCCATGAATGCCGAGACCAAGGCGCGCTACGCGGCGTCGAAAAAATAA
- a CDS encoding transporter substrate-binding domain-containing protein produces the protein MVRILSCLTAALLLLAASAQAQQASRLDDIIKRGSLRVGLTGDYLPFSSLDKETSKFRGFDVDMAEALGKALGVRIEYVHTAWPQMTKDFEADNFDIAMGGVSITLDRQKKGLFSTPIMREGKTPIARCADKTKYETIAEIDKPGTRVIVNPGGTNERFARANVRNAEIKVWNDNVTIFDEIAKGDADLMMTDASETRYQQKLHPGVLCALHPDKPFDFAEKAYWMQRDPALNAFVDQWLHIAMEDGSFSKIYAAWFE, from the coding sequence ATGGTTCGAATTCTGTCCTGTCTTACCGCTGCCTTGCTGTTGCTGGCGGCCTCGGCACAGGCCCAGCAAGCCTCCCGCCTCGACGACATCATCAAGCGGGGCAGCCTGCGCGTGGGTCTGACCGGCGACTATTTGCCGTTCAGTTCGCTGGACAAGGAAACCTCGAAGTTCCGCGGGTTCGACGTCGATATGGCGGAGGCGCTCGGCAAGGCGCTGGGTGTCAGGATCGAATATGTCCACACCGCCTGGCCGCAAATGACCAAGGATTTCGAAGCCGACAACTTCGATATCGCGATGGGCGGCGTCTCGATCACGCTCGACCGGCAGAAGAAGGGCCTGTTCTCCACGCCTATCATGCGCGAGGGCAAGACGCCGATCGCGCGCTGCGCCGACAAGACCAAATACGAGACCATCGCCGAGATCGACAAGCCCGGCACGCGCGTTATCGTCAATCCCGGCGGCACCAACGAACGCTTTGCCAGGGCCAACGTCAGGAACGCCGAAATCAAAGTCTGGAATGACAACGTCACGATCTTCGACGAGATCGCCAAGGGCGACGCGGACCTCATGATGACCGACGCGTCGGAGACCCGGTATCAGCAGAAGCTTCACCCCGGCGTGCTCTGCGCGCTGCATCCGGACAAGCCGTTCGATTTCGCCGAAAAGGCCTATTGGATGCAGCGCGACCCCGCGCTGAACGCCTTCGTCGACCAGTGGCTGCACATCGCCATGGAAGATGGCAGTTTCAGCAAGATCTACGCCGCCTGGTTTGAATAA
- a CDS encoding DUF1993 domain-containing protein produces the protein MSISLHQLSVDVFTQFLGNLSDLLDHAAAYAEAKKIDPAILLDARLAPTMYNLTRQVGEANRHAVLACALLASVEPPVFPDTQPDIAELKARIATVVVFMRGLQPAAIDEAGDRKVVFTFKNGATREFTGHSLLLTFSVPQFFFHVTTAYDILRHCGVDLAKKDFLGTPK, from the coding sequence GTGAGCATTTCACTGCACCAGTTGTCAGTTGATGTCTTTACGCAGTTTCTTGGCAACCTGTCCGATCTGCTTGACCACGCTGCCGCTTACGCCGAGGCGAAAAAGATCGATCCCGCGATTCTGCTCGATGCGCGGCTCGCCCCTACGATGTACAATCTCACGCGTCAGGTGGGGGAAGCCAACCGCCATGCGGTTCTTGCCTGTGCGCTGCTGGCCAGCGTGGAGCCGCCGGTATTTCCGGATACCCAGCCAGACATTGCCGAATTGAAGGCGCGCATCGCGACCGTGGTCGTCTTCATGCGAGGGCTGCAGCCGGCGGCGATCGACGAAGCCGGCGACAGGAAAGTGGTCTTCACCTTCAAAAACGGCGCGACACGGGAGTTCACCGGCCATTCGCTGCTGCTGACGTTCAGCGTCCCGCAGTTCTTCTTCCACGTTACGACGGCCTACGACATCCTGCGCCATTGCGGCGTCGATCTCGCCAAGAAGGATTTTCTGGGAACGCCGAAATAA
- the pxpB gene encoding 5-oxoprolinase subunit PxpB: MAATLSPPRILPSGDSAITVEFSRNIDDAANQRVLALDRTLANEPVAGVTETVPTYRSLLVHYDPGAIDFDTLGEQLVALAQRPVPPATKTRRWRIPVVYGGEHGIDLEDVAKALRTTPDDIVARHVAGDYRVAMIGFTPGWSYLSGLEKFLHMPRRQNPRLLTPAGTISIGGVQTGVQCLAGPSGWHLLGRTAVRTYLLHRDPIFLLEPGDRVKFSPVDVKTFAEQDRAAAGGEIVAELMAS, encoded by the coding sequence ATGGCCGCGACGCTCTCCCCGCCCCGTATTCTGCCAAGTGGCGACAGCGCCATCACGGTCGAATTCAGCCGCAACATCGACGATGCCGCCAACCAGCGGGTATTGGCGCTCGACCGTACGCTGGCGAATGAGCCGGTCGCGGGTGTCACAGAGACGGTGCCGACCTATCGGTCGCTGCTGGTGCATTACGATCCCGGAGCGATCGATTTCGATACGCTCGGCGAGCAGCTTGTCGCGCTCGCGCAGCGGCCGGTTCCGCCGGCGACCAAGACGCGGCGCTGGCGCATCCCTGTCGTCTATGGCGGCGAGCACGGCATCGATCTGGAGGATGTCGCCAAGGCGCTTCGGACCACCCCGGACGATATCGTGGCGCGGCACGTCGCCGGCGACTACCGCGTCGCCATGATCGGCTTCACGCCCGGCTGGTCCTATCTCAGCGGGCTCGAGAAGTTCCTGCATATGCCACGCCGGCAAAATCCGCGGCTGTTGACCCCAGCCGGCACGATCTCGATCGGCGGCGTGCAGACCGGCGTGCAATGCCTGGCCGGTCCCAGCGGCTGGCATCTCCTGGGACGGACCGCGGTGAGGACCTATTTGCTGCATCGCGATCCGATCTTCCTGCTGGAGCCCGGCGACCGCGTGAAATTCTCTCCCGTGGACGTCAAGACATTTGCCGAACAAGACCGCGCCGCGGCGGGCGGCGAGATCGTCGCCGAGTTGATGGCGTCATGA